The following proteins are encoded in a genomic region of Maribacter hydrothermalis:
- a CDS encoding Ig-like domain-containing protein, translating to MSRKILGFVFVFIIVLVSYQCAQRGTPTGGPKDTTAPELLRAEPPNMSVNFNEQKIRLYFNELVKLKDIQKQLIISPPLKYAPVLTPLGNANKYVEITIKDTLDPNTTYTLNFGQGIVDNNEENPLPFFTYVFSTGNYIDSLELSGVITDAFNKKVDEFVSIMLYKIDSTYTDSTLYKKPPNYITNTLDSAVIFKLKNLKEGKYALFAIKDAAGNNLFDQKSDKIGFVEDTINLPTDSIYLLNLFKEIPDYGVAVPSMEASNKISFGYYGDGSSLAIKTITALPDSVKYRVTKEREKDTLNFWFTPYKMDSLLFAITNESLKISDTFNVKSRKVAFDSLKLSLNQSGNLDFDKPINLMVNSPLMNVDSTKIKLIDKDSILVVHNLKLDTLENQLNFDFKVLPNQNYRIELLPGAVTDFFENTNDTVYFNMRTKSIADYGNLTININGSNIKYPIIVQLTNDKGELQREIYAEEGKVFVFNNLNPGKYMARVIFDENANRKWDTGNFLKKIQPEKISYYPSLIELRANWEKVETFNLLN from the coding sequence ATGAGTAGAAAAATTCTTGGATTTGTATTCGTATTTATCATAGTATTGGTTTCTTACCAATGTGCCCAACGAGGAACACCTACTGGTGGTCCAAAAGATACCACTGCTCCAGAATTATTAAGGGCGGAGCCCCCTAACATGAGTGTCAATTTTAATGAACAAAAAATAAGGCTTTATTTTAACGAGCTTGTAAAACTAAAAGATATTCAAAAACAGCTCATTATATCTCCACCCTTAAAATACGCTCCCGTACTTACTCCATTAGGTAATGCAAATAAATATGTAGAAATTACTATTAAGGATACTTTAGACCCCAATACTACTTATACCTTAAATTTTGGCCAGGGTATTGTTGATAATAATGAAGAAAATCCACTACCCTTCTTTACCTATGTTTTTTCCACCGGCAATTATATAGATTCCCTAGAACTTTCGGGCGTTATAACTGATGCTTTCAACAAAAAGGTCGATGAATTTGTGAGCATTATGTTATATAAAATAGATAGTACGTATACAGATTCTACACTTTATAAAAAACCGCCAAATTATATAACTAACACACTTGATAGTGCCGTTATCTTTAAACTAAAAAATTTAAAGGAAGGTAAATATGCCTTATTTGCAATAAAAGATGCTGCCGGAAACAATTTATTTGACCAAAAATCTGATAAAATTGGCTTTGTTGAAGACACTATAAACTTACCCACAGATTCTATTTATTTATTAAACCTTTTTAAAGAGATACCTGATTATGGGGTTGCAGTACCTAGTATGGAAGCTAGTAATAAAATAAGTTTTGGCTATTACGGCGACGGCTCCTCGTTAGCTATTAAAACCATTACAGCTTTACCAGATTCAGTAAAATATAGGGTTACAAAAGAAAGAGAAAAAGACACCTTAAATTTTTGGTTTACCCCATATAAAATGGACTCTTTACTTTTTGCAATTACCAATGAAAGCTTAAAAATTTCTGATACTTTTAATGTTAAAAGTAGAAAAGTTGCCTTCGATTCTCTTAAATTATCTTTAAATCAAAGTGGTAATTTGGATTTTGACAAGCCTATTAATCTAATGGTCAATTCTCCTTTAATGAACGTTGATAGTACCAAAATAAAACTAATAGACAAAGACTCTATTTTAGTTGTTCATAATTTAAAACTAGATACACTTGAAAATCAGCTTAATTTTGATTTTAAAGTATTGCCTAATCAAAATTACAGAATTGAACTTTTACCAGGGGCTGTTACCGATTTCTTTGAAAATACCAACGATACTGTTTACTTTAATATGAGAACAAAAAGTATTGCTGACTATGGTAATCTTACTATTAATATCAATGGGTCTAATATAAAATATCCCATAATTGTTCAGCTTACAAATGATAAAGGGGAACTACAAAGAGAAATCTATGCCGAAGAAGGTAAGGTCTTTGTATTTAATAATTTAAATCCAGGTAAATATATGGCCAGGGTAATATTCGATGAAAATGCAAATCGAAAATGGGATACCGGTAATTTTTTAAAGAAAATACAACCCGAAAAAATTAGCTATTACCCATCCTTAATTGAGCTACGGGCCAATTGGGAAAAAGTAGAAACTTTTAACCTATTAAATTAA
- a CDS encoding ankyrin repeat domain-containing protein, producing the protein MNEFFFKAIREGNFNEVKPMIEKNPVLINSKDLRGSTPLILATYYDEMEIASLLLEKGAKIDAVDASGNTALMGVCFKGYTDIAKLLIEKGAQLNERNAMGATCLIYAAQFNRLEIAKLLIANGADKVIKDNRGNTALDHAKTQGLNAFIDLLE; encoded by the coding sequence ATGAATGAGTTTTTTTTTAAAGCGATAAGGGAGGGGAATTTTAATGAGGTAAAACCAATGATAGAAAAAAACCCTGTGCTAATAAATAGTAAAGATTTGCGTGGGTCTACCCCATTGATTCTTGCTACGTATTATGATGAAATGGAAATTGCATCGTTATTACTGGAAAAAGGTGCCAAAATAGATGCGGTAGATGCATCTGGCAATACAGCTTTAATGGGAGTTTGTTTTAAGGGTTATACAGATATCGCAAAACTTTTAATTGAAAAAGGTGCTCAATTAAACGAGAGAAATGCTATGGGTGCCACTTGTCTTATCTATGCGGCTCAATTTAATCGTTTAGAAATAGCCAAATTGTTAATAGCAAACGGTGCAGATAAAGTTATTAAAGATAATAGGGGTAATACAGCACTAGACCATGCAAAAACCCAAGGATTAAATGCTTTTATAGACTTATTAGAGTAA
- a CDS encoding amidohydrolase, translating into MTQNNIGLKIALIQTELFWEDPIANRAMFTSKIEQIREAVDIIVLPEMFTSGFTMSPDNLKEEEGILTLTWMKQMASKYNTAIVGSTVFKEDSFNYNRLFFIKPNGETFAYDKKHTFTLAGEHVKFTAGSLRLIVDYKGFKICPLICYDLRFPVWSRNTENFDILIYAANWPAPRINAWDTLLKARAIENMVYCIGVNRIGTDKIGHNYPGHTSCYNPQGGLMEISKKEEILIVEISKNEIDGLRTKLPFLEDRDQFNLIG; encoded by the coding sequence ATGACACAAAATAATATTGGTTTAAAGATAGCTTTAATACAGACGGAACTATTTTGGGAAGACCCCATTGCCAATAGAGCCATGTTTACTTCCAAAATTGAACAAATTAGAGAAGCTGTTGATATCATTGTCTTGCCCGAAATGTTTACATCGGGTTTTACAATGTCCCCTGATAATTTAAAGGAGGAAGAAGGTATATTGACATTAACTTGGATGAAACAAATGGCCAGCAAGTATAATACGGCCATTGTTGGTAGTACTGTTTTTAAAGAGGATAGTTTCAACTACAATAGATTATTTTTTATAAAGCCAAATGGAGAAACATTTGCTTACGATAAAAAGCATACGTTTACTTTGGCCGGGGAGCATGTAAAATTCACTGCTGGTTCCCTAAGGTTAATTGTGGATTATAAAGGTTTTAAAATTTGCCCCTTAATTTGCTATGATCTCCGTTTTCCAGTTTGGAGTAGAAACACAGAAAATTTTGACATTTTGATTTACGCAGCAAATTGGCCTGCACCAAGAATTAATGCGTGGGATACTTTATTAAAGGCCCGCGCCATTGAGAACATGGTCTATTGCATAGGAGTAAACCGCATTGGAACAGATAAAATAGGCCACAATTACCCAGGACATACAAGTTGTTATAATCCACAAGGTGGTTTAATGGAAATTTCTAAGAAGGAAGAAATTTTGATAGTAGAAATAAGTAAAAATGAAATTGATGGTTTACGAACTAAGCTTCCTTTTTTAGAAGATCGCGATCAATTTAATTTAATAGGTTAA